Part of the Sinorhizobium terangae genome is shown below.
CGGTGGTCATGATCTTCGGCATCGGCAAGGTGCCGGGCCTGATCGCCGTCGTCATCTACGCCGTGCCGCCGATGATCCGACTCACCAATCTCGGTATCCGGCTCGTCGACAAGGAAGTGTTGGAGGCTGCCGACGCCTTCGGCTCCTCCGCCTGGCAGAAACTGAAGAACGTGCAGATGCCACTGGCCCTGCCGACCATCATGGCCGGCATCAACCAGACGATCATGATGTCGCTGGCAATGGTCGTCGTCGCCTCGATGATCGGCGTCGGCGGGCTCGGCAAGAACGTGCTCCAGGCGATCGCCAACCAGTTCTTCACCGTCGGTTTCCTCAACGGCTTTGCCCTCGTCGGCATCGCTATCATTTTCGATCGTACCAGCCAGGCCTTCGGAAGGCGGCTGCAAAAGCACTCGGAGGTTATTCATGGCTAGTCACGCAATCGAGGTAAAGAACCTCTACAAGATCTTCGGCCCCCGCGGCGAAGACTACGTCGACGTCGTCAAGAAGGGCATGGGCAAGGCCGAGCTCAACGAGAAGCATGGTCACGTGCTCGGCTTGCAGGACATCAATATCCTGATGCCCGGCGGCTGCATCACGGTGGTCATGGGTCTGTCCGGTTCCGGCAAGTCGACGCTGATCCGTCACATCAACCGGCTGATCGACCCGACCGCCGGCGAGGTGCTCTATGACGGCACCGACGTCTGCAAGATGAACGAAAACGACCTTCGCCAATTCCGTCGCAACAAGACGGCAATGGTGTTCCAGAAGTTCGCGCTGCTGCCGCACCGCACCGTTCTCGAGAACACGATATACGGCCTCGAGATCCAGGGCATCGAGCGGCGCGAAAGCGAAAAGCGGGCGCGCGGCTGGATCGAGCGCGTCGGCCTCAAGGGGTTCGAGAACCACTATCCGAACCAACTTTCGGGCGGCATGCAGCAGCGCGTCGGCCTTGCCCGGGCGCTCACCAACGACGCCGACATCCTGCTGATGGACGAGGCCTATTCGGCGCTCGATCCGCTGATCCGCATGGACATGCAGACGGTGCTGCTCGACCTGCAGAAGGAACTGAAAAAGACTGTGGTCTTCATCACCCACGACCTCGACGAAGCGCTGAGGTTGGGCGACAAGATCGCGATCCTGCGTGACGGCCGCGTCGTACAGCAGGGCACCGGCCAGCAGATCGTGCTGTCGCCGGCCGACGACTACATCACCGCCTTCGTCAAGGAAGTGAACCGTGGCCGCGTCGTGCACGTCGAGACGATCATGCGGCCGCTCTCCGGCAATCCAGAGGGCGTGCCGCTTTTGGCCGGCACGGTTCTCGAAGCGGCCGCCCGCACGATGACCGGCGCGCATGTCGCCACGGCCCACGTCGTCGATGAGAACGGCCGGCCGATCGGCGCGATCGACCTGCAGACGATCATCGCCGCCATGGTGACGCCGACGAGCCACGCCGACCGCCAGGCGGCATAGGCAGCCACGGCATTCTCACCGCACAGACGAAGGGCGCCCAGACGGCGCCCTTTTCCTACGCGGCTCGTTACAGCGCCGTGCGGCCTTTAGGACGCACAAAGGACGCTGTAACTCTTTGATTCCGCGCATTGTGCTTTCCGAAAATCGGGTCCGATTTTCGGGCCGATGCGCTAGACCCGCGACACAGCCGACTGGAGCTTGCCGCTGATGAAGCGGAACTCCTGCGTCTTGCCGCCATAACCATAGGCTGCTGCGGAGACTTCGTGAACGAGCACATAACTCTCCGGATGGACCTTTCCGAGTAGCTTCCCGAAGGCGCCGTAGATCGCTTCGATGTAAGCGGCCATTTCCTGTTTGGTGTTGGTGCCGTCCACGACCTTGATATCGAGCCAGAAGCTGTTGGTCTCCTGCGACGCGATCGACTTTCCGCCAGCAAACCAGTGCTGTGGATCGACATAACCCACCGCAACGGCGGTGACGGTCGGATCCTTGCGCAGGTACGCTTGCGTCAGGTCGCTGACTTCTGCAGCGATCCTCGCGGACAGGTCCGGGTCCGGGCGCCCGGTGACGGTGACATTGATGATGGGCATAGCCAGCTCCTTTCGACTGCAGTTGTTCTTCAGGTTCAGCTTGCCACCACAGACACATCAATAAAATCAAATTGTCTTGCATCAATAGTTCGATATCATCGAAGCATGAATTTCATCGATCCCGATCTTCTGCGTACATTTCTTGCCTTCGCTGAAGGGGGCTCGCTTGCGCACGCCGCAGCGGCAGTCAATCGGTCGCCCTCCGCCGTGACGGCGCAAATGCAGCGCCTCGAAGCTCTGATCGGAGAACCGCTGCTGGCGCCGGCCGGGCGCGGGCGCACACTGACTCCGATCGGCGAGGAACTTGTGGACCACGCCCGCCGCATCCTCGACGCACATCGCGATGCCTGGCTCAGCCTCCGGGGCGCACGCGCCGACGGACGAATCTCGCTCGGCAGCACGCAGGATTTTGCAGATACGACGCTGCCCGACCTCCTGCGCCGCTTCGCTCGCACCCATCCGCGGGTTCGCCTCGATCTCAGGATTGGCAGATCAAAGGAACTGACGACGGCATTCGATCAGGGCCAGGTCGACATTCTCCTGACGATGCGACAGGCGCCTGCGGCAGATGAGGTGCTTATGCTGAAAGAAGAGATGATCTGGCTTTGCGCCGACAAAGGTCTGGCAACGATCGACGCCGAAGTGCCGCTGGCCGTGCTCGATCCGCCCTGCGGGTTCCGGGCCGCGGCGATCTTGGCGCTCGAAGCGGCAGGCCGCCCCTTCCGGATCGCGGCGACGAGTCCGAGCCTGTCGGGTCTGCGCGCCGCCGTCATGAGCGGCATCGCCGTCACGACTCGCACGGCACGGTTCCGGGGGCCAGGGATCGAGCGCGCTCCGACGCATCTCGACCTGCCGCCCCTGCCCGCAGCCGAATTCAGCCTGCGTTTGCGTGCCCATGCGGACAAGGCCGTGACGGATCTTGCCGCTCTGCTCGCGGACGACTTGCCTTCCAGCGCCATCCGGACGCAGGCGTAGGCATATCGGCTTTCCGACTTTTCCGGCGCGCAACAGCAAAGGCGGTTGCATTCACATAAAGATATCTTTATATCTTGTTGCAATCTCTTTCAGCCGGGAAAAACCGATGTCTGCTTCCGCCAATGCCCTTTCCTATCTCCTTGCCCAGAAGGGCGTTCTGCTTGCCGATGGCGCGACCGGGACGTCGCTCTTTGCCATGGGGCTCGAAGCCGGCGAAGCGCCGGAGCTCTGGAACGAGGCAAAGCCGCAGAACATCACCAAGCTGCATCAGGATTTCGTCGATGCTGGCGCCGACATCATCCTCACCAATTCCTTCGGCGGCACGCGCCATCGCCTGAAACTGCACCAGGCCGAAGATCGCGTGCATGCGCTGAACAAGCGCGCTGCCGAGATCGCCCGCGCCGTTGCCGATAAGGCGCCGCGCAAGGTCATCACCGCTGGCTCCGTCGGCCCGACCGGCGAACTCCTGGTCCCGCTCGGCGCGCTTTCCTATGAGGATGCCGTTGCGGCCTTTGCCGAGCAGATCGAAGGCCTGAAGGCGGGGGGCGCGGAAGTGGCCTGGATCGAGACCATGTCCTCGCCGGACGAGATCCGCGCGGCGGCTGAAGCAGCAACCAAGGTGGGCCTCCCTTACGTTTATACCGGCTCGTTCGATACCGCCGGCAAGACGATGATGGGCCTGCACCCGAAGGACATTCACACCGTCGCCGGCGATATTGGCGAAGGCCCGGTCGCGGTTGGCGCAAATTGCGGCGTCGGCGCCTCCGACATCCTCTCTTCGCTGCTCGACATGACCGCGGCGAAGCCTGAGGCGACCGTCGTCGTCAAGGGCAATTGCGGCATTCCGGAATTCCGTGGCTCCGAGATCCATTATTCCGGCACCCCGCCGCTGATGGCGGAATATGTGCGGCTCGCGGTTGATGCCGGGGCGAAGATCATAGGCGGCTGCTGCGGCACCTCCTGCAACCATCTTGCCGCCATGCGGCTTGCGCTCGACAATCACGCGAAGGGCGAACGCCCGACGCTCGACCTCATCGTCGAAAAAATCGGTCCGCTGCGCAACAAGACCGCCGACGCAGGCGCCTCCGCACCGACCCGCGAACGCGCTGGCCGCCGCCGCGCCTGAGACAGACTGCGCAGAACGAAACGACAAACGCTCCGGAGCGATGT
Proteins encoded:
- a CDS encoding LysR substrate-binding domain-containing protein, yielding MNFIDPDLLRTFLAFAEGGSLAHAAAAVNRSPSAVTAQMQRLEALIGEPLLAPAGRGRTLTPIGEELVDHARRILDAHRDAWLSLRGARADGRISLGSTQDFADTTLPDLLRRFARTHPRVRLDLRIGRSKELTTAFDQGQVDILLTMRQAPAADEVLMLKEEMIWLCADKGLATIDAEVPLAVLDPPCGFRAAAILALEAAGRPFRIAATSPSLSGLRAAVMSGIAVTTRTARFRGPGIERAPTHLDLPPLPAAEFSLRLRAHADKAVTDLAALLADDLPSSAIRTQA
- a CDS encoding tautomerase family protein, whose translation is MPIINVTVTGRPDPDLSARIAAEVSDLTQAYLRKDPTVTAVAVGYVDPQHWFAGGKSIASQETNSFWLDIKVVDGTNTKQEMAAYIEAIYGAFGKLLGKVHPESYVLVHEVSAAAYGYGGKTQEFRFISGKLQSAVSRV
- the bmt gene encoding betaine--homocysteine S-methyltransferase — its product is MSASANALSYLLAQKGVLLADGATGTSLFAMGLEAGEAPELWNEAKPQNITKLHQDFVDAGADIILTNSFGGTRHRLKLHQAEDRVHALNKRAAEIARAVADKAPRKVITAGSVGPTGELLVPLGALSYEDAVAAFAEQIEGLKAGGAEVAWIETMSSPDEIRAAAEAATKVGLPYVYTGSFDTAGKTMMGLHPKDIHTVAGDIGEGPVAVGANCGVGASDILSSLLDMTAAKPEATVVVKGNCGIPEFRGSEIHYSGTPPLMAEYVRLAVDAGAKIIGGCCGTSCNHLAAMRLALDNHAKGERPTLDLIVEKIGPLRNKTADAGASAPTRERAGRRRA
- a CDS encoding quaternary amine ABC transporter ATP-binding protein, whose protein sequence is MASHAIEVKNLYKIFGPRGEDYVDVVKKGMGKAELNEKHGHVLGLQDINILMPGGCITVVMGLSGSGKSTLIRHINRLIDPTAGEVLYDGTDVCKMNENDLRQFRRNKTAMVFQKFALLPHRTVLENTIYGLEIQGIERRESEKRARGWIERVGLKGFENHYPNQLSGGMQQRVGLARALTNDADILLMDEAYSALDPLIRMDMQTVLLDLQKELKKTVVFITHDLDEALRLGDKIAILRDGRVVQQGTGQQIVLSPADDYITAFVKEVNRGRVVHVETIMRPLSGNPEGVPLLAGTVLEAAARTMTGAHVATAHVVDENGRPIGAIDLQTIIAAMVTPTSHADRQAA